A genomic segment from Gadus morhua chromosome 4, gadMor3.0, whole genome shotgun sequence encodes:
- the adm2a gene encoding protein ADM2a has protein sequence MRSLLPLTVYCISLLTLQPHSLQAVPVADHPVTDRSDLLQRQGVQSDTEALVPEASAVDVSPATPSPAVRRPLESLAESLKRVASSNARAAVSSLAWARPDSGRRILRRSLRTRRNAHHRQHHRHHHHHNSPHSKSNKDGCPLGTCSVHNLSHRLYQLIGQSGREDSPKVNPMSPHSFG, from the exons ATGCGATCTCTTCTCCCGCTCACCGTGTATTGCATCAGCCTTCTCACCCTCCAGCCGCATTCACTTCAGGCTGTGCCGGTCGCAGATCACCCTGTCACGGACAG ATCAGACCTCCTTCAGAGGCAGGGTGTCCAGTCCGACACGGAGGCCCTGGTTCCAGAGGCCTCCGCGGTGGACGTCTCCCCCGCCACGCCGTCTCCCGCCGTCCGCCGCCCCTTGGAATCGCTGGCGGAATCCCTCAAGCGCGTGGCGTCCTCCAACGCCAGAGCGGCGGTGTCGAGTCTGGCGTGGGCGCGACCGGACTCGGGTCGCCGGATCCTTCGCCGGTCGCTGAGAACCCGCCGGAACGCCCATCACCGccagcaccaccgccaccaccaccaccacaactcgCCGCACAGCAAGTCCAACAAGGACGGCTGCCCCCTGGGCACCTGCTCGGTACACAACCTCAGCCACCGGCTCTACCAGCTCATTGGCCAGAGTGGCCGAGAAGACTCCCCCAAGGTGAACCCCATGAGCCCCCATAGCTTCGGATGA
- the ccdc3a gene encoding coiled-coil domain-containing protein 3a isoform X1 has protein sequence MLLTLSVTALVLCAWPVSLAHGCQLPTEWRPLSDGCRAELAEIIIYAKVLAIHREQYHGGAGSLYNSLPYPYGYGYEGAEEGLLYSAEVELLCDQAWGSMLEVPAGSRLNLTGLGYLSCQSHTVMENYSYIFFLRMDENYNILPHGVNFQDAIFPDTLENQRMFSSLFQFSNCSSGPAQLLRPQSRGHAPQPLHLTSTDWNQQEDSRHLETGKPPWRCLPGCQLLCSSVQEALLEEEERGRKLRERLAAAERRNRQLKGRVRKAKRSLRTARLEARRSQQENQELLARVGREGRRAGHHLNAIAPQGEEPAPPSGRKGGAMRRRTPL, from the exons ATGTTGTTGACACTCTCCGTCACGGCGCTCGTGCTGTGCGCGTGGCCGGTGAGCCTCGCGCACGGCTGCCAGCTCCCCACGGAGTGGCGGCCGCTGAGCGACGGGTGCCGCGCAGAGCTGGCGGAGATCATCATATATGCGAAGGTGCTTGCCATTCACCGGGAGCAGTATCACGGTGGGGCGGGGAGCCTGTACAACTCGCTCCCCTACCCGTACGGCTACGGGTACGAGGGCGCGGAGGAGGGTCTGCTTTATTCGGCGGAGGTGGAGCTACTGTGCGACCAGGCCTGGGGGAGCATGCTGGAGGTGCCAGCGGGCTCCCGGCTCAACCTCACCGGCCTGGGGTACCTGTCGTGCCAGTCGCACACGGTGATGGAGAACTACTCGTACATCTTCTTCCTCCG GATGGACGAGAACTACAACATCCTGCCCCACGGCGTCAACTTCCAGGACGCCATCTTCCCCGACACGCTGGAGAACCAGCGCATGTTCTCCAGCCTGTTCCAGTTCTCCAACTGCAGCAGCGGACCCGCCCAACTGCTCCGCCCACAAAgcagaggccacgccccccagcCACTCCACCTGACCAGCACGGACTGGAACCAGCAGGAAGACAGccgg CATCTGGAGACCGGTAAGCCTCCATGGCGATGTCTTCCAGGATGTCAG ctgctgTGCTCCTCGGTGCAGGAGGccctgttggaggaggaggagcgcggcAGGAAGCTGCGGGAGCggctggcggcggcggagcGGCGGAACCGCCAGCTGAAGGGCCGCGTGCGGAAGGCCAAGCGCTCGCTGCGGACCGCCCGGCTGGAGGCGCGGCGCTCCCAGCAGGAGAACCAGGAGCTGCTGGcccgggtggggagggaggggcggcggGCGGGGCACCACCTCAACGCCATCGCcccccagggggaggagccagcgcCGCCGAGCGGGCGCAAGGGCGGAGCCATGAGACGGAGAACGCCGCTGTAG
- the ccdc3a gene encoding coiled-coil domain-containing protein 3a isoform X2 yields the protein MLLTLSVTALVLCAWPVSLAHGCQLPTEWRPLSDGCRAELAEIIIYAKVLAIHREQYHGGAGSLYNSLPYPYGYGYEGAEEGLLYSAEVELLCDQAWGSMLEVPAGSRLNLTGLGYLSCQSHTVMENYSYIFFLRMDENYNILPHGVNFQDAIFPDTLENQRMFSSLFQFSNCSSGPAQLLRPQSRGHAPQPLHLTSTDWNQQEDSRLLCSSVQEALLEEEERGRKLRERLAAAERRNRQLKGRVRKAKRSLRTARLEARRSQQENQELLARVGREGRRAGHHLNAIAPQGEEPAPPSGRKGGAMRRRTPL from the exons ATGTTGTTGACACTCTCCGTCACGGCGCTCGTGCTGTGCGCGTGGCCGGTGAGCCTCGCGCACGGCTGCCAGCTCCCCACGGAGTGGCGGCCGCTGAGCGACGGGTGCCGCGCAGAGCTGGCGGAGATCATCATATATGCGAAGGTGCTTGCCATTCACCGGGAGCAGTATCACGGTGGGGCGGGGAGCCTGTACAACTCGCTCCCCTACCCGTACGGCTACGGGTACGAGGGCGCGGAGGAGGGTCTGCTTTATTCGGCGGAGGTGGAGCTACTGTGCGACCAGGCCTGGGGGAGCATGCTGGAGGTGCCAGCGGGCTCCCGGCTCAACCTCACCGGCCTGGGGTACCTGTCGTGCCAGTCGCACACGGTGATGGAGAACTACTCGTACATCTTCTTCCTCCG GATGGACGAGAACTACAACATCCTGCCCCACGGCGTCAACTTCCAGGACGCCATCTTCCCCGACACGCTGGAGAACCAGCGCATGTTCTCCAGCCTGTTCCAGTTCTCCAACTGCAGCAGCGGACCCGCCCAACTGCTCCGCCCACAAAgcagaggccacgccccccagcCACTCCACCTGACCAGCACGGACTGGAACCAGCAGGAAGACAGccgg ctgctgTGCTCCTCGGTGCAGGAGGccctgttggaggaggaggagcgcggcAGGAAGCTGCGGGAGCggctggcggcggcggagcGGCGGAACCGCCAGCTGAAGGGCCGCGTGCGGAAGGCCAAGCGCTCGCTGCGGACCGCCCGGCTGGAGGCGCGGCGCTCCCAGCAGGAGAACCAGGAGCTGCTGGcccgggtggggagggaggggcggcggGCGGGGCACCACCTCAACGCCATCGCcccccagggggaggagccagcgcCGCCGAGCGGGCGCAAGGGCGGAGCCATGAGACGGAGAACGCCGCTGTAG